The proteins below are encoded in one region of Effusibacillus dendaii:
- a CDS encoding ubiquitin-like small modifier protein 1: MVIKVFATFRQIVKGKQVSVEFKDGQTIGQLLQSLIEQFPAFQNELFDEENQLHQHVHVFINGKNIIHGQGLDTILSETDEVALIPPVGGG, encoded by the coding sequence ATGGTAATAAAAGTATTTGCCACATTCCGGCAAATTGTAAAGGGCAAGCAGGTTTCCGTTGAATTTAAGGATGGGCAAACGATCGGCCAGTTATTGCAAAGTCTAATCGAGCAGTTTCCAGCTTTTCAAAATGAGTTGTTCGATGAAGAAAACCAGTTGCATCAACATGTTCATGTATTTATAAACGGAAAAAACATTATTCACGGACAGGGTCTCGATACCATATTGTCGGAAACCGATGAAGTGGCTCTAATCCCTCCCGTTGGAGGCGGTTAA
- a CDS encoding aldehyde ferredoxin oxidoreductase family protein, giving the protein MKLGGYRDRIAWVNLTDGNIDYRPIGEENARKYVGGRGLGVKYVLDNGAQVDPLSPDNLLCVMTGPLTGTRINMSGRLAVVTKSPLTGTVTDSHMGGWTAARLKWANLDGLIFKGKSNKPVYLYVEDGNVELRDASDLWGKSTRATIKVLQDRYGAEDLAVMAIGVAGEKLVKFAAILNENDRSAGRGGTGAVMGAKNLKAIVVKAKSNMPKPADEEKYKTAVRNALKTLMDSPVTAPNKGGLSLYGTNVLMNVTNTVGALPGKNSQVSHWEGADEISGETIRDTILVEEPTCHACPVACKKLVEVPDGKYKTRVESYEYETAWALGANCGHNNKEAIAYMLDQCNEYGMDTIEMGNTLSVAMEAYEKGLSKDRIDWGDVDVMIDWIEKTAKREGVGNILAEGGARAAAAFGDKDLAMAVKGQSIPAYDPRGIQGMGLAYATSNRGACHLRGYTVASEIMGIPEPTDRLKPEGKGALLKIFQDMHAFSDSLDICKFSSFAEGLPEYAEQYSSVVGIELTPEDVLTIGERIYNLERYFNNLAGFDGEADTLPKRFLTEGGTGGSAGEVVKLDEMLKEYYQVRNWENGKVPEAKLRELQIIS; this is encoded by the coding sequence ATGAAATTGGGTGGATACCGTGATCGAATTGCCTGGGTCAATTTAACCGACGGAAATATTGACTACCGTCCGATCGGTGAGGAAAATGCCAGGAAATATGTAGGTGGACGCGGATTGGGTGTTAAATATGTGCTTGACAATGGTGCACAAGTTGATCCCCTTTCCCCAGATAACCTGCTTTGCGTCATGACGGGTCCGCTGACCGGAACTCGTATCAATATGAGCGGCCGGTTGGCTGTTGTCACAAAGTCGCCTCTGACTGGCACTGTTACCGATTCACATATGGGGGGATGGACGGCTGCCAGATTGAAGTGGGCAAATCTGGACGGACTCATTTTTAAAGGCAAAAGCAATAAACCGGTCTACCTGTATGTAGAGGATGGGAATGTAGAACTGCGTGACGCGTCCGATCTGTGGGGCAAGTCTACGCGGGCGACAATTAAAGTGCTGCAGGACCGTTATGGAGCAGAAGATTTGGCGGTCATGGCGATTGGCGTTGCGGGGGAGAAATTGGTAAAGTTTGCGGCCATTCTCAACGAAAACGACCGTTCTGCCGGACGCGGAGGCACCGGTGCGGTAATGGGCGCCAAGAATCTAAAAGCAATCGTGGTAAAAGCTAAATCGAACATGCCGAAACCGGCAGACGAAGAAAAATACAAAACGGCTGTCAGAAACGCCTTGAAAACGCTGATGGATTCTCCTGTTACGGCCCCCAACAAGGGAGGTCTGTCCCTGTATGGAACCAACGTTCTGATGAACGTAACCAATACGGTCGGCGCATTGCCAGGCAAAAACTCACAAGTTTCGCATTGGGAGGGGGCTGACGAAATTAGCGGTGAAACGATCCGGGATACGATTCTGGTAGAAGAACCGACCTGTCATGCCTGTCCGGTTGCCTGCAAAAAACTTGTCGAAGTGCCGGATGGAAAATACAAAACCCGAGTGGAAAGTTATGAGTATGAAACCGCCTGGGCGCTTGGCGCGAATTGCGGTCACAACAATAAAGAAGCGATTGCTTACATGCTTGACCAATGCAATGAATATGGCATGGATACCATCGAAATGGGGAACACGCTGTCAGTTGCCATGGAAGCTTACGAAAAAGGATTGTCTAAGGACCGTATCGATTGGGGCGACGTGGACGTCATGATCGATTGGATTGAGAAGACTGCAAAACGGGAAGGCGTAGGCAACATTCTTGCCGAAGGTGGAGCCCGTGCTGCTGCCGCATTCGGAGATAAGGATCTGGCGATGGCGGTTAAAGGGCAATCCATCCCGGCTTACGACCCGCGTGGGATTCAGGGAATGGGTCTTGCATATGCAACCAGCAACCGGGGGGCTTGCCACCTGCGCGGGTACACAGTGGCCAGTGAAATTATGGGTATCCCCGAACCGACTGATCGTCTGAAGCCGGAAGGGAAAGGCGCCTTGTTGAAGATTTTCCAAGACATGCACGCATTCTCCGATTCGCTCGATATTTGCAAATTCTCTTCTTTCGCAGAAGGTTTGCCCGAATATGCGGAACAGTACTCGTCTGTTGTTGGGATCGAACTTACACCGGAAGATGTATTGACAATTGGCGAGCGAATTTACAACTTGGAACGTTATTTCAACAATCTGGCTGGATTTGACGGGGAAGCGGACACCCTGCCGAAGCGCTTCCTGACAGAAGGAGGAACAGGAGGCAGTGCGGGTGAGGTTGTAAAACTGGATGAAATGCTGAAAGAATACTATCAGGTTCGCAATTGGGAAAACGGCAAAGTGCCGGAAGCCAAACTTCGCGAACTGCAAATTATTTCGTAA
- a CDS encoding MFS transporter — MQTVIRGKETVLQGQGSKTHYRILYFICAAHFLQDLLTSLVQSMLPVLKNAFDLSYTQLGIVVLVTTAISSVFQPAIGFATDKKPYPWLLPLAAVIAGAGFVGMGLASSYAQVLWMVALIGLASATFHPEASRVAHLAAGPKKNTAQSIFQMGGNAGQASGPLFVAALLIPLGMHGSFWLVVPAALSAVTLWAVSVWYKDRTSVKKQAAAETVTFRYGPLLLLVAIVLIRSALQSGIASFLPVYFVDVNKASVTLSEMVLFVFLMAGAVGTYFGGALADRFGKKQVLVYSLVLSLPFILLIPYLSGVWAFINIFFCGFFGLCSFAVTVVYAQELVPGKVGMISGLMIGLGLGAGGIGASVFGHLADSFGITSALRFLAILPIAAWGIGSFLPNDRAKLRAS; from the coding sequence ATGCAGACGGTTATCAGAGGGAAGGAGACGGTTTTACAAGGACAGGGGAGTAAAACGCATTACCGGATTTTATACTTTATCTGTGCGGCGCATTTTTTGCAAGACTTGTTGACATCTTTGGTGCAGTCCATGCTGCCGGTTTTAAAAAATGCGTTCGATCTGAGCTATACACAGTTGGGGATAGTCGTTCTGGTGACGACTGCCATATCTTCCGTTTTTCAGCCGGCCATTGGGTTTGCCACTGACAAAAAACCATATCCGTGGTTGTTGCCGCTGGCTGCCGTGATAGCCGGGGCAGGTTTCGTAGGAATGGGGCTGGCCAGCAGTTATGCCCAGGTTCTTTGGATGGTGGCGTTGATCGGACTGGCGTCTGCTACGTTTCACCCGGAGGCGTCAAGAGTAGCCCATCTTGCTGCAGGACCTAAAAAAAACACAGCACAGTCGATTTTTCAGATGGGCGGCAATGCCGGGCAGGCAAGCGGGCCGCTGTTTGTGGCCGCTTTGCTGATTCCGCTAGGGATGCACGGTTCTTTTTGGTTGGTAGTTCCTGCCGCTTTGTCGGCTGTGACTCTTTGGGCGGTCTCTGTCTGGTATAAAGATCGCACATCGGTCAAAAAGCAAGCGGCGGCCGAAACGGTTACCTTCCGCTACGGGCCGTTACTTCTTTTGGTGGCGATCGTCCTGATCCGTTCCGCTTTACAAAGCGGGATTGCCAGCTTTCTTCCGGTATACTTTGTCGATGTCAACAAAGCATCAGTCACGTTGTCCGAAATGGTTTTGTTCGTGTTTTTGATGGCGGGTGCGGTAGGCACCTATTTTGGCGGCGCGTTGGCCGATCGTTTCGGAAAAAAACAGGTGTTGGTATACTCACTTGTACTGTCGCTGCCGTTTATTCTGCTGATTCCCTATCTATCAGGCGTTTGGGCATTCATTAATATTTTTTTCTGCGGATTTTTCGGCTTGTGCAGTTTTGCAGTCACGGTTGTATATGCGCAGGAACTTGTGCCGGGTAAAGTAGGCATGATTTCCGGACTGATGATTGGATTGGGATTAGGGGCCGGGGGGATTGGAGCTTCTGTATTCGGCCATTTGGCAGACAGCTTCGGAATAACATCGGCTCTCCGCTTTCTAGCAATTCTTCCGATTGCAGCTTGGGGGATTGGCAGTTTCTTACCGAATGACCGTGCCAAATTAAGAGCTTCATAA
- the spoVAE gene encoding stage V sporulation protein AE — MTYLWAFLVGGAICIIGQFLLDVMKLTPAHAMSTLVVVGAVLDGFGLYDPMIKFAGAGASVPITSFGNALVHGAMAEAEHDGIIGVITGIFEVTSAGISAAIIFGLLGALAFRPKG, encoded by the coding sequence ATGACGTATTTGTGGGCATTTTTGGTGGGAGGCGCGATCTGTATAATTGGCCAATTTTTGCTCGATGTAATGAAGCTGACTCCGGCGCATGCCATGTCAACGCTCGTCGTGGTAGGTGCCGTGCTGGATGGATTCGGCCTGTATGATCCGATGATTAAATTTGCCGGCGCAGGTGCTTCGGTGCCGATCACAAGTTTTGGCAACGCTTTGGTGCACGGAGCGATGGCAGAGGCGGAACATGATGGAATCATCGGGGTGATAACAGGGATTTTTGAAGTGACAAGCGCTGGTATTTCAGCTGCTATCATATTCGGATTGTTGGGGGCACTTGCATTTCGCCCGAAAGGATAA
- the spoVAD gene encoding stage V sporulation protein AD, which produces MLKGHQTWVFASKPVIRSASAIGGPFEAKGPIAEDFDTLHSDLMIGQDSWEKAERTLLEEACDKAIEKAGLTKETINFFLSGDLMNQIVSSSFGARTLTIPFLGLFGACSTSMEGLALAALMVDSQSAEYVLAATCSHNASAEKQYRYPTEYGSQKPPTAQWTATASGAAVVSANGEGLRVTSATIGRVVDMGLKDPFNMGGAMAPAALNTIEAHFRDRQLPYDYYDLVVTGDLGRVGHSILSELLPKHQIEIPLDRYQDCGIILYGDNPDVWSGASGCGCSAAVTYGHLLRKMKEGTWKKILVVATGALLSPLSYQQGESIPCIAHAVSIETE; this is translated from the coding sequence ATGCTGAAAGGTCATCAAACCTGGGTGTTTGCCAGTAAACCAGTGATTCGTTCGGCATCCGCCATCGGTGGTCCGTTTGAAGCGAAGGGCCCGATCGCGGAAGATTTTGACACGCTGCACAGCGATTTGATGATAGGTCAGGACAGCTGGGAAAAGGCGGAACGCACGCTGCTGGAAGAAGCGTGTGACAAGGCGATCGAAAAAGCGGGTCTCACAAAAGAAACCATTAACTTCTTTCTGAGCGGCGATTTAATGAACCAGATTGTTTCTTCCAGTTTCGGTGCACGGACCTTGACAATCCCGTTTCTCGGCTTGTTCGGCGCGTGTTCCACATCCATGGAAGGTTTGGCTCTGGCTGCATTGATGGTAGACAGCCAGTCGGCCGAATATGTGCTGGCCGCTACATGCAGCCACAACGCGTCCGCTGAAAAACAGTATCGGTATCCAACCGAATACGGTTCGCAAAAACCGCCGACTGCCCAGTGGACGGCGACAGCATCAGGGGCGGCGGTTGTCTCCGCAAACGGGGAAGGGCTGCGTGTTACGTCTGCCACAATCGGACGCGTAGTGGATATGGGATTGAAGGATCCGTTCAACATGGGAGGCGCTATGGCGCCTGCTGCCCTGAATACAATCGAAGCCCATTTTCGTGATCGCCAGTTGCCCTACGATTATTATGATTTGGTGGTGACGGGCGATTTGGGGCGAGTGGGTCATTCGATCCTTTCCGAATTGCTGCCCAAACATCAAATCGAGATTCCGCTTGACCGTTATCAGGACTGCGGCATCATCCTGTACGGCGACAACCCTGACGTATGGTCGGGAGCCAGTGGATGCGGCTGTTCGGCTGCTGTTACATACGGACATTTACTGCGGAAGATGAAGGAAGGCACCTGGAAAAAAATTCTGGTGGTAGCTACCGGCGCATTGCTCTCTCCGCTGTCCTATCAGCAGGGAGAAAGCATTCCTTGTATCGCCCATGCGGTTTCAATCGAAACGGAATGA
- the rraA gene encoding ribonuclease E activity regulator RraA, translating into MSFKTADLCDEFSEELQVCEIGFQSYGGNRRFSGPIATLQVYEDNVLVRQALETLPAGTVLVVDGGGSKRCALLGDVLGAIAESRGLAGVIINGCARDVADLALQKIGVLAIGSNPLKSKKEGKGKRDVVLEFGGVKWTPGHFVYADEDGVILSPRAL; encoded by the coding sequence ATGAGTTTCAAAACGGCTGATCTGTGCGATGAGTTTTCGGAAGAACTGCAGGTGTGCGAGATTGGGTTTCAATCCTATGGAGGCAACCGCCGTTTTTCAGGTCCGATTGCGACGCTTCAAGTGTATGAGGACAACGTACTGGTTCGACAAGCATTGGAAACGCTTCCGGCAGGAACTGTACTGGTAGTTGACGGCGGCGGGTCGAAACGGTGCGCCCTGCTGGGAGACGTTTTGGGTGCAATCGCCGAATCACGCGGTTTGGCGGGTGTGATTATTAACGGGTGTGCGCGTGACGTAGCCGATCTTGCCCTGCAAAAAATCGGTGTGTTGGCAATTGGCAGCAATCCGCTAAAAAGTAAGAAAGAAGGCAAGGGTAAACGGGACGTTGTGCTTGAGTTTGGCGGTGTCAAATGGACGCCGGGCCATTTTGTGTATGCGGATGAAGACGGGGTCATTCTGTCCCCGCGTGCTTTGTGA